In Euphorbia lathyris chromosome 10, ddEupLath1.1, whole genome shotgun sequence, a single genomic region encodes these proteins:
- the LOC136208357 gene encoding probable 2-oxoglutarate-dependent dioxygenase SLC1 has protein sequence MSPMAILRKENDDEDGLLLESEYQKGVKLLCEKGLNKLPKKYILPIQERPNSFQELCSKDKHNLELPIIDFAELQGSNRNQVLKSLSDACRQYGFFQLINHGIPNDVISGMLDASKRFFELPLEVRSKYMSADMKALVRYGTSFNQNKDKVFCWRDFLKLMSHPLSDVLPHWPSSPPDFRELVASYTKETKYLFLMIMEAILESLSEEKKEEEDEMIMEEFKNGSQLMIVNLFPACPEPELTLGMPPHSDYGFLTLLLQDEVEGLQIQYKDKWLTVQPIPNAFVVNVGDHLEIFSNGKYKSVLHRVKVNSTKSRISVASLHTLPLNYMVKPWLKLIDQENPRRYQDTNFSTFLDYVSSQEPKNKDFLESRKLI, from the exons ATGTCTCCAATGGCAATATTGAGAAAGGAAAATGATGATGAAGATGGCTTATTATTAGAAAGTGAATACCAGAAGGGAGTGAAGCTGTTATGTGAGAAAGGGTTAAATAAACTTCCTAAAAAGTACATTTTGCCTATTCAAGAAAGACCCAATTCTTTCCAAGAACTCTGCAGCAAAGATAAGCATAATCTTGAATTACCCATTATTGATTTTGCTGAATTACAAGGCTCTAATCGCAATCAAGTCCTCAAATCCCTCTCCGACGCTTGCCGGCAGTACGGCTTTTTTCAG TTGATAAATCATGGAATTCCCAACGATGTTATCAGTGGAATGCTCGATGCAAGCAAGAGATTTTTTGAGCTTCCTCTGGAAGTAAGATCAAAGTACATGTCAGCAGACATGAAAGCTTTAGTTAGATACGGAACTAGTTTCAATCAAAACAAGGATAAAGTTTTCTGTTGGAGAGATTTCTTGAAGCTCATGTCTCATCCATTATCAGATGTTCTTCCCCATTGGCCTTCTTCTCCACCAGATTTCAg GGAATTGGTGGCCAGCTACACAAAAGAGACAAAATACTTGTTTTTAATGATAATGGAGGCTATATTGGAGAGTTTATCAgaagagaaaaaagaagaagaagatgaaatgaTAATGGAGGAATTCAAAAATGGAAGCCAGCTAATGATAGTAAATTTGTTTCCAGCATGTCCAGAACCAGAATTAACATTAGGAATGCCACCTCATTCTGATTATGGGTTCTTGACTCTTCTTCTACAAGATGAAGTTGAAGGTCTTCAGATTCAGTATAAGGATAAATGGCTCACTGTTCAACCTATTCCTAATGCTTTTGTTGTCAATGTTGGTGATCATCTTGAG ATATTTAGTAATGGGAAGTACAAGAGTGTGCTACATAGAGTGAAAGTGAACTCAACAAAATCTCGGATTTCAGTGGCATCTTTGCATACTCTTCCACTCAATTACATGGTGAAGCCATGGCTCAAACTCATTGATCAAGAAAATCCAAGAAGATATCAAGATACTAATTTTTCTACTTTTCTTGACTATGTTTCATCTCAAGAACCCAAGAATAAAGATTTCTTGGAGTCTAGGAAATTGATCTAA